The window CGCTCCGGATGCAGGAGTCGCGTTAGTGGTGCCTTCTCCGGTGTTGGGAGTGCTCAGGCTTCCCATAGGTCGAACCCGAGTGTTGAAGCGACGCTTCTTGTTGCTCGCTGTGTTGGGAGCTTTGTTCTAGTCTTGGAGTGCAACGTTCTCCGTCTGTAGTTGGTTGAGTTTCTCGGCGCTTAACTCCAGCTGTTTGGAATGTTCACCAAGTTTTTTCTTCAGGCTCTGAACCTCGGAGGAAAGCTCTAGATTTTCGGTTGTTTCCCAAGCCTTATGCAAGTCGGTTACTTGGCTCTGCAGTTCATCGATCTGTCATTGAAGCTCGGCTTCTCTTGGGGTAAATTCTGATGTATTGTCTTGCTCATCCACCGCCATCGTCACGTAGCTAAGATtactcccctccttctagcgccaaactgttaggggatttttgtgtaggctctttTAGAGTACCACAAACGATGGATAAGCTGGTAAATCTCGAGTGTTTGTGGTTACCTAGTAAGGGTTTTAGGATGTTTAAAGAGAATAATAATAGAATACTCTTGAAGAGACGTATTATTAGATGATTAGGCAAGAACAAGGTATCGTTACAAGATGTTTTATAAGAACCCTAATTCTAGCCATCTAACCCTAGTCTTCTAAGCCTTGGAGAAGTCGATCACTTGTTTGATGGCTGTTGTCGCTCTTATATAGTCGTCTAGAAGTCGGTTTcattaggttaaactcttccatattcaaAAATATGGAAAGTTCTCCTTGTCGGAAGTTTTCTATTTCTAGGAAGGGAGTAGAGTCCAGGGATCGAGCCCAGGGTTCCCTCTGGTGGAGACCCGGGGAACCCATTTACCAGGGATCCGGGGATCCGAGTCCTGCCTGGAGGCTAGGAGAAATaataccgggatatttttccccAACACGCCTGTCTCCAGACTACCTCCGGAGAATCTCAAATCCATAAGCTCGCCCTGGCCGTTCAGGAAATGGGGCATGGATATAGTAGGAAAGTTCCCCATCGCGCCGGGGCAGAAGGTCTTCCTCTTGATAGTGACAGACTATTTTTCGAAATGGATCGAGGAAGAAGCACTCAGCAGAATAGCCGATGTCCAGATTAGAAAGTTCATATGGATAAACATAATCACACGGTTCGGAGTTCCAGAAGAAATCGTCACTGACAACGGACCCCAGTTTACGAGCCACAATTTCAAGGAGTTATGCAAAGACTAGGGCATCAGACTTTCCTTCGCTACGCCGCGACACCCCCAGTCTAACGGGCAAGCGGAGTCCACAAATGAAATTGTGGTGAACAtgctgaagaaacgcttggagggGTCCAAGGGAAACTGGGCAGAGGAGCTGCACGGAGTCCTCTGAGCCTATCGGACCACCCCCAAGACAGCAACCCAGTAAACCTCTTACGCACTGGTATACGGAGCAGAGGTTATAATCCCCACTGAAATGCACGTAAGGACCCTAGTCTCGGAGACTACCTCTCAGGAAGAAAACCACGAGCTAATGTCGCTAAGTCTCGACCTACTCGacgaaaagagagaaaatggcCGACTGAGAAATTGGTCCTACCAACAAGAAGTAGCCAAGACCTACAACAAGAAGGTCAGAACCAGAATTTTTCAGCAAGGCGACTGGGTCCTGCGACGAACAGAAAAAAACAACTGGGAAACTCACCCCCGGATGGGAAGGACCCTACAAGATAATAGAGGTACGGGGAGCAGGGGCATACAGGCTTCAAGACGCCAAAGGTAAAATACAACCCAATTGCTGAAATGCCCTACACCTTAAAGCTTATCATTTCTAATAAAGATCACTAGATCATATTCACTATATCCATTgtttaagcattatgttttcCTACTCTTATGTATGCTGAAACGTCCCCGGACTAAAagcttatataataaaatagttccgACTATAAAAGAGTAGTAGGAATGCCATAATACTTAAAGGTGCAAACAAGCTGGATCAGGTCCAAGAGACATTCGATCCTGGCAAACCCTTAATAACAAGTGGTACTACCACGAAAAAGCAAAACGGGTATGAGACATAAGGTAGGAATGGGTCTGCGTAAACCTGAATATGCCGTCAATACTACCTACAACCTCTGTATAGCCTCAGGCATATCAGGGTCCCGaacaaaaataccaaaaatgtgAAAGTACAAAATGCTACGTGCTAGAATAATATAAGGGACACGAGGTATAATTGCCATTGAACAAGTGCAAAAGTCCGGGAGCACCACATAATACTCTACTTCTCCAAACGTGGAAAGTAGCAAAGTCTGGCACTTGGGTTTTCACCTACACCAGCACCTTCTAAGTTTGATAATGGCTTTCTACAGAAAGCAGCATGCAGCACGGGAACTCGATAGTGACCAGCTTCCGAGCGGTAGAATACGAAATCCCAACAGGTACCGGTAGTGGTCTCACCTAGGATGGCAGAATACGGTCCcttaaaattaaaactttcgGGTCCCCATGCAGTCTTAGGGTCCTGAACAAATTTCTTCAGGGCCTGGAAAAGGTAAACCTCCAGGTTTTTATTAACCCCCGGACCCGACTACGATCTCAGGATCCAAAGATAAAACCTCCGGATCCTCAAAAGACCTTCGAGCTAAGTTCTCAATTCCGAACTTACGGGAAAAAAGGAAATAGGGTTTGCAGGAAAAGAAATTCAATACAAAAGAGCATCGTTCCAAAGAAGAATCAAGAAAGGCAACAAGAAGCCATTATTCAAAAAACAGACTCGACAAAAAGCAACAAACATCTAGAAAGGTGGACTGCCCGAGACTCGAGACTCTGCAGCGGACCTCGAATCTACTTGAGGGCACCCTCCAAAGTGATGATCCGATCCTTCAGAACCAAGCAGATGCCGACGATATTCTTCTTCAGGAAACCAGCATTCTGTCCTTCCTTCCATCCATTCCTTCATAAGCTCCCATCTAGCTGAAGCTCTCACCTGCCAAACCAATAAGTCACGCTGAGCTGCCATGTCTCGCACCCGGTTACGAAGAAGAAACAACTGAGTAAGAAGCTCTGTCGAACGCCCATCAATACTGAATCTCCAATCACGGTCCTGGAGGGGAGTGGCCTAGTCCTAGCAGCTGGCGGTGTTACCCTAGTCAAACGAGGTGGGGGAGCATAGAAAGGGCGTCTTCTTCGCGCTCCAGCCTGCTGATATTCGTCATAGAGGACAGAAACAGGGAGTCTTGCAATATTCCCTCGGGagtaaaaaatgaagaaattagACCCTACCAAGACGGGATTCTACTAAAGAAAGGATACTGGACGAGACACATCTGAAAGAAAAATCAGTTATCAGTAGACTAGCAACTAAAAAAGGAAAAGGCGCCCGGAGCAAGGTTTACCAACGGTACGCCAGAACGTAGGGTAATAGAAGGGTTCCTAGATCTTCATAAACACGTACCGACTGGTCCAGTTGTCCCCAAAGGGGTAACTACCCCAGGTACCTCCCGAAGGCTCTTCAAACCAAGGGAGCGCCGTCGCGAGGCTGGAGGTGGTAGAACCCAGGCATGATTGTCAGAGGGGCGAAATAGTAGGAGTATAAAACTTCGTGTACCCTGGTATCAAGGCCATAAAGCTCCCCTAGTACTTGGATCGACATTAAAGTCTTCCAGGATGAAGGAGTAAGTTGAGAAGGACAGAAACTGAAAAACAACGATACTTCAGCCACAAGCGAAGGGACGATTCTCCGAAAACCTGCTACCAAATACGCCTCAAAACTGGCTATCTCGCCTGGCCCCCCATCATGAGCGCGCTCAAACTCCAAAGAACTCCTCATCTTCATCGAAGAGTGGATCCCGTACTTCCTCCGTATCACCTTCAGATCTCCCTCCTGAATTTCAGAACGCGGGCCATCGTCGAGAACGAGGGAACCACGTTGCTTCAAATGCGCACTTGGAATCACCTCGCTATCAGTTTCAGAAACTTCTCCAAAAGAAGCAACAGGGGGGAAGAAAGGATCAGTAAACAGGCGGCAAGGTCTCACGCGACCACCCACGAGCGAAACAGGAAGATCAGAGTTCATCTTCTGGAATAAGGGATAAATGAAACTCTACGCATCATACACCCTAAATATATGCCTGATTCTTTCCTTTTTGGAGCCAGGAAAAAGGAAATAAGAAATTTCCAAATCTCTAGGAGAGTCTTTTACGAAAGAAACGACCGGCCTGGAAAAAGGAAAGGCTCCAAGGGAAGCAATGTTTCTACCTTTTTTCCTCAAAACAAAGGATCATAGCCTCGAAGATCCCTAGATTCTCCCAGCAAGAATTATCTCCAGCCCCGCGTATTGTTAAACCTTCAGAGCTCCAGCCTCATCGTCTCCAGAAGATAAGAGAAACTACTACTAGACTTCGGTCAAACACGAAGGAACCAATCCTCGCCGGGGTTCAGAATGAGTTCCGGCTTGAGTGGAACCCAGGCTAGCAAGACTAGCGGAATGGGGTCCTGCGTAAGGGGAGCCTTCTGAGAATGAGCAACTCCGATTGACTTGATTGCACAGGTTATTCCTCGATTTCGATGACGAAATCGAGAAATAAGAGACAAAATGTTGGGCGAAAAATACTCCGGTATCATTTCCTCCAGCCTCCAAGCAGGACCCAGACCCTCCAGGTCCCCGCTAGAAGGAACCCTGAGTTCGGTCCCTGGAACCAAGCTCCCTTCCAAGAAATGAAAAACTTCCgataaggagaaccttccatatttccgaatatggaagaaTTTAACCTAAGGAAACCGACTCCTAGACGACTATATAAGGACTACTAAAACCCTAAAGCAAAGGATAGACTTCCCCAAGGCTTAGAAACTAGAACTAGACGGCTAGAACTAGGGTTCTTACTCAATACTTTGTAACCtctcttgtttttgtttgtatgaTTAATAATACGTCTCTTCAAGCCTATCCTCTCTAAATCCTCACGAAATACAAATAAACTATCAGCTTATCCATCGTTTCGTAGTACTCACAAAtagcctacacaaaaatcctCTAACACTATTGAGACATGATAGTTGTCAcataaatcatagatgaatatatataaaaaccaaaaccaaaaccaaaagagTTCTAGGAGGACTCTGAAGGAGTTCATGGAGGAATCTGACGGAgttcctctcttctctcctaACTTAATgaatatgaataaaataaagcgtagccgtcaacaatagTTTAGAAAATCCATAAATAGGATTTTAGATCGGCCAGAGGCCTTCTTCTAATATTTGGTGACTTATGGGCCCAAGTAGGTCATGAAATAGGCTCAGCCCGTCTTCTGGCATCAGTGTTTATGGACACCAAGGCTGTGTCCTTGATCGACATTCCTTCTAATCCTTGACAACTTCCACTTGCGAGGCAGACATACCACACTTCAGTAAAGCGGGTTTAACTTCTTCTATATGATGTTGATTGACTTCAAAACGGTGGCATTGGAAATCTAACTCAAAGCTTTATATTGTGTCAAAAGATGGCCTCAATATCACCGTAGGGAGGCCTCCATCCATAATTAAACCTCTGACACGTTTGTGATGTTCTCCAGAAcgtacctgaacctgaaaatacTCTAAAGCAGACTGCAAAACCATATAGTAGACTCAAGAAAGAACATATACCATGGTCTAAAAgtggtaaaatccatggtatatcacaTGTCCTGTGACAGTGCACGGGACTACGAACTTGCCAGGCTCACCTTTCTTTTTCAGCTTTGCATCTCTCTTTTTGAGGGCTCTaagttgataaaaaatttgCTCGATGGCCTCAATATCACCGTAGGAAGGCCTCCATCCATAATTAAATCTCTGACACGTCTGTGCAGTTCTTCACCTCAAAAAGCTTCATAATCACCAATGTTCTCTAGAACGTACTTGAACCTGAAAATACTCTAAAGCAGACTGCAAAACCATATAGTAGACTCAAGAAAGAACATATACCATGGACTAAAAgtggtaaaatccatggtatatcacaTGTCCTGTTACAGTGCACAGGATTACGAACTTTCCAGGCTCACCTTTCTTTTTCAGCTTTGCATCTCTCTTTTTGAGGGCTCTaagttgataaaaaatttgCTCGATGTTCTCTTCTATTTCTGCTCTCTCTGATAAATATCCAGAgctgtgagagagagagagagagagagagagagagagagagagagagagagagagagagagagagagagagagagagagagagagaagagagagagagagagggaaggagagagagagaggagagagagagaggagagaggagagagagagagagagagagagataaccAAATTGATGTGGTTGAGGCTTGGTTATCCGGATTTAAACCCGATAAGGTTGgtaaatagtttaattttttttttacaacaaaaggcTAAGAAACTAAGAAGGTTCATGGTCCGAGAGCCACCTCGAGGGAACATaatcaacataaaccatagcaAATAGCGAAGTCCTAGCACCTCGTGCCAGCTTGTCAGCCAGAGTATTTTGCGCTCTCGGTATATGCTGGATAGTAAAGTTAAGAAATAATTCCTTACATCGCAGAAACTCCTCCATGTGTGTAGTGAACACCGGCCATTTTGTCGGTgtagacaccatcttcaccaattgagaacactCTATTGCAAACACCACCTCTGAGATTTGTAGGGTCTTCATGCACTCCATCGCCCATATCAAAGCTTCACATTCAACATGTAAAGGTGATAGACTCCTGCGAATAGACATTGCATCCATCATAGTATCAGTTGATCCATCTTTTCTATAGACCCATCTCTGCCATGTATAAGGATCATGTTCCTTTCATGCTCCATCTATAAAACACTTGTTAACTCCATGTGGAAAATGATTCGCTGCAATATGTAGAGATTCACAATTTATAGTCTCCTCTGTCTGGGCTTCAGCCCACAAAACACTTTCTATCTCCGCCATCCGAAGAATATCAAAAGGGGTTCTTATCTAATTCTTAAAAACTTTAGCGTTTCTATTCTTCCAGATATACCACAATATCcatggaaaatatttcaaatccgATTCATTGGGTAACCGCCAGAAAAGATAGTCCATATTTGTGAAAAGTGACGAGGTGGGAAAAACTCCTGGGCATGAAGGAATATTAGATAAAACCCACGTTTGAAGTGCTAATGGACATTGAAACAGAACATGATTAATAGATTATTCTTCTACACCGCATATTTGACATTGCACATCACATTTTATTCCTCGTGAATGAAGATTCTTGGTTACCGGTAAACTATCTAAAAGTATCTGCTAGACAAAATGTTTCAGCTTTGGTGAGCAGTGAAGCTTCCAAGAATGAGCCAAAAGTGGTTTAATATATGTTCCCAAGACTCTATCCTGAAAACCCATATCCAAAAATAATTTATCCATTTGATACCCTGATTTAACCATATATCGACCGTGGTCCGTAAAATGCCATCCATATGAATCTGGTTTTGGGTTACGGCTAATGGCTAGACTCTTTATAATATCCACATCGtcctggtgaatatatactttgaGCAGATCCAGATTTCAAGAGAGATCGACTGGATTAATTAAATCTTCTACCTTAAGTAGTGGATTCAAATATTGATTCGAacattttgataaatattttaattcatcGAAGACTTTTCTATCTTTAGTTATCTTTtgacttaaattttttaaaaataaataaattatatttcataaCATGGATaaatcagaatttttttttttgacagctaGAGGGGCGTATTAGATTAACTTTCGAAAATTTGACAAACAACAGAAAAGGataaaaaaaagtgattaaatATATTCTAAGTGTAATCATGTTTCGCCTCTTTAAGAATCTCACTGTCTTTGTTGTGCGTCAGAACAGAAAAAAGAACTTCAATGTACTGAAGTTTCCACAGATCCATCTTCCCAAACATATCTCTGTAGCTACTACTCCAAGAGATCTCTCTCTAATACATTACCTATTTTCTCcctctaaaataaaaatcaaagctTATTTCTTTTGTCTCCGATGAAAAGCAAAATCTACCACCAGCAAAACAGCAATAATAGTGTTGTAGGTAGCGATAATGGCTGCCGAAGCGAGTCTCCAAGCCCACCTCTATCTCCGAACCGCCGGGTCCCTCGTCGTCAACGGCGGCAAACTCTGTTCagagcttcttctttttctttccgGAGAAAGCTTCGTTACTTGCTTCTCCTTCCTATGATTTACGCTTCTGGGCTTCTCATGTGTGTCGGTCCTTTCTCGGGTCTCGTCGGCTGGGTCTATGTTCCCGGGTCTGTTTATCGGAGCCCCGAGATTTACCGGAAACTCCGAGATGACATTTTCGCTGACAATTCCACCGACGTCGAGGTTTTTTacagtaaaaaaaagaaaaatccgTTTTTGCTTTCTAATTTTGTATGTCAATGCTTCTTTCTGTTTATGGAACCAGTTATCTTCTGTGTGGAAATACAAAAGGAGaccaaaaatgcaaaaaccTTGTCCGAATTCGACAGTTACATCACATCTTGCTCTTAACGGAGGTAAGGAGCCAAACCAATTTCCTTAAATTGTGTGGCTTCCCAGTTTCTGGGATCGCCTGAGAATAAGACGATTTAAGAGTTTTCTTGTTCGTCGTTAGACAAATCTGACTTACTTTTAATGCTTTGCGCACTAATGTGTTTGATGAAATTTTCCAGAATCATCTGCTCTTACTCTTAGTGGTTACTTGATTGTGGAGGCAAATGGCGGTCTTAATCAGCAGCGTTCTGCGGTAACACCTTCTTTTCACTATAACCATTGATTTTATTATCCACTATGTCCTAAGTTGTtatcttgctttttttttttttttttttttttttcgattgctTCAGATTTGCAATGCTGTGGCTGTAGCGGGACTCTTAAACGCAGTCTTAGTCATACCGGAGTTTGAATTTCACGCCATTTGGAAGGATTCAAGGTAAGAAGCCAGAAAAAATTTGCATTACTTTCTCAAGTcttgttaaataaaatatataaattggaCTAAGAATTGCAAATTTTCTGGCAGCACCTTTGGGGATATCTATGACGAAGATCATTTCATATCTAGCCTCGAAAGATATGTGAAAGTTGTGAGACATGTTCCGAATGAAGTTATGGCCCGTTTTGATTACAATCTTACAAGTATCCCTACTATTCGCGTTCAAGCTTGGGCTACTGTCAAGTATTATAATGGGGAAGTCTATCCAATGTTAAAGGAACATGGGTAGGTTTATTTTTTTACTCTTGAATCTGTTACGTGACTTTAGGTCTTTATGTTTCTGAAAGGGGTTTGTTTATTCAACTCAGGGTTATACGGATTTCTCCTTTCGCAAATCGATTGGCGATGAGTGTCCCACCGTATATCCAACTTTTAAGGTGCATAGCTAATTACAAAGCATTGAAGTTTTCTTCACCAATATCAACACTA is drawn from Brassica rapa cultivar Chiifu-401-42 chromosome A05, CAAS_Brap_v3.01, whole genome shotgun sequence and contains these coding sequences:
- the LOC103868799 gene encoding O-fucosyltransferase 10 — encoded protein: MKSKIYHQQNSNNSVVGSDNGCRSESPSPPLSPNRRVPRRQRRQTLFRASSFSFRRKLRYLLLLPMIYASGLLMCVGPFSGLVGWVYVPGSVYRSPEIYRKLRDDIFADNSTDVELSSVWKYKRRPKMQKPCPNSTVTSHLALNGESSALTLSGYLIVEANGGLNQQRSAICNAVAVAGLLNAVLVIPEFEFHAIWKDSSTFGDIYDEDHFISSLERYVKVVRHVPNEVMARFDYNLTSIPTIRVQAWATVKYYNGEVYPMLKEHGVIRISPFANRLAMSVPPYIQLLRCIANYKALKFSSPISTLAEKLVDRMVEKSSDTGGKYVAVHLRFEEDMVAFSCCLYEGGRAEKSEMDVIRQKSWKGKFKRRDRVIRPDLNRVIGKCPLTPLEVGMMLRGMGFDNNTSIYLASGRIYQPEKHLAPLQEMFPRLYTKESLATPEELAPFEGYSSRMAALDYTVSLLSEVFVTTQGGNFPHFLMGHRRFLFGGHAKTIIPDKPKLVLLLQDMEMRWEVFKKEMKQMLGESDRKGVMVPRLRKINRKTSIYTYPLPECECIFHLSSNFSTTGNIQNLGALHPTSNIMTSARL